In Pseudomonas sp. Q1-7, the genomic window CGTTCCGCTTAGCGGCTCGCGAACAAGGCAGAAACAGCTGAGGAGAGCGGCGTTTACGACTGTAAAGGAGCCTCTCCGAGGCTGTTTCCAATGCAATAGCGCCGACGCGCAGCAGTCCCTGTTCAGAACAGGACGCGGCTGCGGATCGTGCCGTTCACGTGCTGCAGCTTCTCCAGCGCCAGGTCCGAGTACTCGGCATCGACGTCGATCACCACGTAGCCGACCTTCTCGTCGGTCTGCAGGTACTGGCCGGAGATGTTGATGCCGTTGTCGGCGAACACCTTGTTGATCTCGCTCATCACGCCCGGCACGTTCTGGTGGATGTGCAGCAGGCGGTGCTTGCCCGGGTGGGACGGCAGGGCCACTTCGGGGAAGTTGACCGAGGACACCGAGGTGCCGTTGTCGCTGTACTTGACCAGCTTCTCGGCCACTTCCAGGCCGATGTTGGCCTGGGCCTCGGCGGTGGAGCCGCCGATGTGCGGGGTCAGGATCACGCGGTCCAGGCCACGCAGCGGGCTTTCGAATTCCTCGTCGTTGGACTTGGGCTCGACCGGGAACACGTCGATGGCGGCGCCGATCAGGTGCTCGTCCTTGATGGCTTCGGCCAGGGCGTCCAGCTTGACTACGGTGCCGCGCGCGGCGTTGATCAGGATGCCGCCCTTCTTGATGGCGCGGATTTCCTTCTCGCCGATCATCCACTGGGTGGACGGCAGCTCGGGCACGTGCAGGGAGACGATGTCGCTCATGCCGAGCAGCTCGTGCAGGTTGCCCACCTGGGTGGCATTGCCCAGCGGCAGCTTGGTCACGGTGTCATAGAAGTACACCTGCATGCCCAGGGCTTCGGCCAGGACCGAGAGCTGGGTGCCGATGGAGCCGTAGCCGACGATACCCAGCTTCTTGCCACGGATTTCAAAGGAGTTGGCCGCCGACTTGATCCAGCCGCCGCGATGGCAGGAGGCGTTCTTTTCCGGGATGCCGCGCAGCAGCAGGATGGCTTCGGCCAGCACCAGCTCGGCGACGGAGCGGGTGTTGGAATAGGGCGCGTTGAACACGGCGATGCCGCGCTCGCGGGCAGCGTTCAGGTTGACCTGGTTGGTGCCGATGCAGAAGCAGCCGACGGCGATGAGCTTCTTGGCGCAGTCGAACACCTCTTCGGTGAGCTGGGTGCGCGAGCGGATGCCGATGAAGTGGACGTCGGCGATCTTTTCTTTCAGTTCTTCACCCGAAAGGGCGCCCTTGAGGTACTCGATATTGGTGTAACCGGCGGCCTTCAGGGTGTCCACGGCATTCTGGTGGACGCCTTCGAGAAGAAGGAACTTGATCTTGCTCTTTTCGAGAGAGGTCTTGCTCATCTGCGTACCTATGTATCCCGGTAAAAATGACAGAAGCGGGCCGTGGGGGAAGTTGGCTGCGACCCGTAAAATCGGCTGCAGCGCACGATTCGCGGGGTGCGTATGCTAGCATGATCTCCTTTTCCCTTGCTCGGTTGCGACCTGAATCGTTCTCAGGGCGACCATGAATGATTTGAGAGTTCCGCTGATGACCAACGCTGCCCTGATCGAAGAGCTGAAGACCCTGGTTGAGCCCGGCAAGATCCTGACCGACGCTGCGTCCCTGGAGGCGTACGGCAAGGACTGGACCAAGCATTTCGCCCCCGCGCCCAGCGCCATCGTCTTCCCCAAGAGCATCGAGCAGGTGCAGGCCATCGTTCGCTGGGCCAACCAGCACAAGGTGGCGCTGGTCCCCTCCGGCGGCCGTACCGGCCTCTCCGCCGCCGCCGTGGCGGCCAATGGCGAGGTGGTTGTCGCCTTCGACTACATGAATCAGATCCTCGAATTCAACGAATTCGACCGCACCGTGGTTTGCCAGCCGGGCGTGGTCACTGAGCAGCTGCAGAATTTCGCCGAGGAAAAGGGCTTGTACTACCCGGTGGACTTCGCGTCCGCCGGCTCCAGCCAGCTTGGCGGCAACATCGGCACCAATGCCGGTGGGATCAAGGTGATTCGCTACGGCATGACCCGTAACTGGGTAGCCGGTCTGAAAGTGGTCACTGGTGCCGGCGACCTGCTGGAGCTGAACCGCGACCTGATCAAGAACGCGACCGGCTACGACATGCGCCAACTGTTCATCGGCGCCGAGGGCACCCTGGGCTTCGTGGTGGAAGCCACCATGCGCCTGGACCGTGCCCCGAAGAACCTCACCGCCATGGTCCTCGGCTCGCCCGACCTGGACTCCATCATGCCGGTGCTGCATGCCTTCCAGAGCAAGCTGGATCTCACCGCCTTCGAATTCTTCTCCGACAAGGCCATGGCCAAGGTCCTGGCCCGTGGCGACGTGCCGGCGCCCTTCGAGACCGAATGCCCCTTCTACGCGCTGCTGGAGTTCGAGGCCGCGTCGGAAGAGATCGCCAACGATGCCCTGGCCACCTTCGAGCATTGCGTCGAGCAGGGCTGGGTGCTGGACGGCGTGATGAGCCAGAGCGAACAGCAGCTGCAGAACCTGTGGAAACTGCGCGAGTACATCTCCGAGACCATCTCCCACTGGACGCCGTACAAGAACGACATCTCGGTCACCGTCTCCAAGGTGCCGGCGTTCCTGCACGACATCGACGCCATCGTCGAAGCCAACTACCCGGACTTCGAAGTGGTCTGGTTCGGCCACATCGGCGACGGCAACCTGCACCTGAACATCCTCAAGCCGGACAACCTGTCCAAGGACGAGTTCTTCGCCAAGTGCGCCACTGTGAACAAGTGGGTGTTCGAGACCGTGCAGAAGTACAACGGCTCCATTTCCGCCGAGCATGGCGTGGGCATGACCAAGCGTGACTACCTCGGCTACAGCCGCTCGGAGCCGGAGATCGCGGTGATGAAGGCGATCAAGGCGGTGTTCGATCCCAACGGCATCATGAACCCCGGAAAGATTTTCAGTTGAGCAGGCAGGAGGTGGAGCGATCCACCGCCTGTTTCGTATGGACACCGTTCAGGAGTCGGTCAATGAGCTACCAGCATCAGTACGTCGATGGCACCCCCATACATTTTTCCCTGGGCAAGGTGGTCTGCGTCGGCCGCAACTACGCCGAACACGCCCGGGAACTGAACAACCCCGTGCCCACCGAGCCGCTGCTGTTCATCAAGCCGGGGTCCTGCGTGGTGCCGCTGGCCGGCGGCTTCAGCATTCCCCGGGATCGCGGCGCGGTGCACTACGAAGCGGAAATCGCCGTGCTGATCGGCAAGCCGCTGTCCCGCCATCCCGATGAAGAGGAAGTGCGCGACGCCATCTCCGGTTTCGCCCCGGCCCTGGACCTGACCCTGCGCGACGTGCAGGCGAAGCTGAAGGAAAAGGGGCTGCCCTGGGAAATCGCCAAGTCCTTCGATGGTGCCTGCGTGCTGGCGCCCTTCGTGCCGGGCGATGCGCCCGAACAACTGGACGACATCGGCATCCGCCTGACCATCAATGGTGAAATCCGCCAGGACGGCAACAGCCGCGACATGCTCAACCCCATCCTGCCGCTGATCCGGCACATGGCCGGGCATTTCAGCCTGCAGCCGGGCGATGTGATCCTCACCGGCACCCCCGTGGGTGTCGGCCCGCTGAACCCGGGCGACGAACTGGTGCTGGAGCTGGTGGGGCACAGCGCTTTCGACAGCCGGGTCATCTGATCCGGCCGACCGGCGGCGGGGGGTTCACGGAACTTTAACCGGCATATGGCTTTCTCTTGGCGACCTCATCGCCGAGTAGTACCCGATGCCTTTCCGTTTCCCGCCGTTCATCCGCCGCCGCCGGCTGATGTTGGGACTGGTTGCCGCCCTGGCCGGCACCGCCGCGCTTACCCGTTACATGCACTGGGACGACCGTGCCCTAGTCTGGCTGGGCGAGCAGCAGCTGAGCCAGGCGCAGCGCGCCGCCAGCATCTGGCTGCCGGGCTACAAGGCCGTGCTGCAGGGCAAGCCCCTGGCGGGCCTGGAAGAAGACGAAACCTCCGACCTGGCCTACAACCCGGTCACCGGCACCCTGTTCACCGTCACCGGCAAGTCGCCGACCCTGGTAGAGCTGAGCCGCGACGGTGAGGTGCTGCGCAAGATTCCGCTGAATGGCTTCTCCAATCCCGAAGGCGTGGCCGTGCTGGAGCACGGCCATGTGGCGGTGACCGACGAGCGCCGCCGCACCTTGTCGATCTTCGAGCTGGACTCGCAAACCCGTGAGCTGAACGCCGGCAGCACGCCGGAGTTCGACCTGGGCTTTCCCGATTCGGGCAACAAGGGCTTCGAAGGCATCGCCTGGGACCCGGCCAAGGGGCGGCTGATCCTCGGCAAGGAACGTGGCCCGGTCGCCCTGTTCAGCCTCGGCAGCGACGGCAACGAGGCGCTGGACGAAGGACTGCACCCCCTGCCCAGCTATGGCCTGGGCATGCGGAACCTGTCCGCCCTCAGCATCGACCCGCGCACCGGCCACCTGCTGGTGCTCTCCGCCCAGTCCAACCTGCTGCTGGAACTGGACGAACAGGGCGAGCCGATCAGCTTCATCAGCCTGCTCGGCGGCATGAACGGTCTGGAGCGTCGTATTCCCCGTGCCGAAGGCGTGGCCATGGACGAGCGCGGCGATATCTACGTGGTCAGCGAGCCGAACCTGTTCTACGTGTTCCGCAAGGAACGGGCGGCCAGCGTCGACAAGGGCTGATGCTTCGATGGGGCGGTTAAGCTTCGCTTAAGGCGCTTTTAAGCCTCGATTCAGCCAGCGGCCCTAGCCTGATCCCATCAACCACACAACGGGATCACCACCATGAAAGCCCACTACCTCGCCCTGCTGGCCGCCCCTCTGTTCTCCACTGCCGTCCTGGCCAGCAGCTACACCGGCCCCGGCGCCACCGCCCAGATCAACACCGTCGCCGCTGCCCTGGAAGCCGCCGACGATGCGCCGGTGGTGCTGCAAGGGCAGATCGTTCGCCGCATCAAGGGCGATATCTATGAGTTCAAGGACGCCACCGGCACCATGAAGGTGGAAATCGACGACGAAGACTGGCCGCCCCAGAGCATTGGCGAGAAGGACACCGTCAAGCTGACTGGCGAAGTGGATCGCGACCTGATGGGCCGCGAAGTGGATGTGGAGTTTGTCGAGCGGGTGAACTGAGTTAGTGCGACAAACCCTGTGGGGGCGAATGAATTCGCCCCCACATGCATCGGGCTCTCGGCTGGGGTCACGCCACGCTGTCGAACCCCTGCAACACGTTGATTGCGTTGATGCCGATTTCCTCCACCGCATAACCCCCCTCCATCACGAAGAGCGTCTGCAGGCCGAGCTTGCCGATGATCTCGCCCATACGCAGGTAGTCCGGGCTGTCCAGCTTGAACTGCGAGATGGGGTCCTCCTTGAAGGTATCCACCCCCAGCGACACCACCAGCGCGTCCGGTGCGTATTCGGCGATCCGCCGGCAGGCGTCGGCGAGCGCCAGGCTCCACACCGACCAGTCGCTGCCCGAGGCCAGTGGGTAATTGAAGTTGAATCCCTCGCCCACACCCAATCCTTTCTCGTCGGCGAAGCCGAGGTAGTAGGGGTACTCGAAGCGCGGATCGCCGTGGATCGAGGTGAACAGCACATCGGCGCGGTCGTAGAAAATGTCCTGGGTGCCGTTGCCGTGGTGGTAGTCCACATCCAGCACGGCGATCCGTTTCGCCCCCGCGTCTAGCATCGCCTGCACGGCGATGGCCGCGTTGTTCAGGTAGCAGTAGCCGCCCATGTAGTCGGCGGCGGCGTGGTGGCCCGGCGGGCGGCAGAGGGAGAAGATGCCGCGCGCGCCCTTGCGCAGTTCGGCCTGACCGGTGAGGGCGACGTTGGCCGAGCTGGTGATGGCCTGCCAGGTGCCGGCGGTGATCGGCGCGCCGGCGTCGAAGGAGTAGTAGCCGAGGCGGCCGTCGATATCGGTGGGCTCCACCTGGCGCAGGCGCCGGGTCGGCCAGGCGATGGGCAACATGTCGTGGCTGCGGCCCTTGGCCTGCCAATCACTCCAGGCATTCCGGAGAAAGTTGACGAAGCCTTCGCTGTGCACCCGCAGGATGGGTGACAGACCGAAGTCGGTGGGCGCCTGGATGGCGCCCAGCTTCACCGCCTTGGCGCGGTCCAGCACCATGTCGGCGCGGCTGGGCTTCTCGAAACAGGGGGTGAACTGGCCACCGATCAGCTCGTGCTTGCCGTGGTGCAGGTGGTGGTCATCGGTGTAGATCGTCAGCATCGGCGTCTCCTTGCGGCTAGCGCATTATCGGGTTCATTCGTGCTCGGAAAACTGCACGTGCGGCGCGGGGCGACGGAAACCGCCGGTCTGCACGGCAAGGTAGGCCAGGCCGACGGCGAACCAGCCCAGGCCGATGGCCAGGGTCAGGGCCGACAGGCTGGTCCAGAGCCAGGCGATCAGGGCGAAGCCGATCAGCGGGACCAGGCCGTAGCGCAGCAGGTCGGCACCGGTTCGAGGGCGGCCGTCGAACAGGTAGGTGCGGATCACCGCCAGGTTCACCGCGGAGAAGGCCACAAGGGCACCGAAGCTGATCATCGAGGCCAGGGTGGCGAGGTCGATGGTCACCGCCAGCAGCGATACCAGGGAGACGATCAGGATGGCGGCGGTGGGCGTCTGGAAGCGCGCGGACAGGGTGCCGAACAGGCGACGCGGCAGGATGCCGTCGCGGCCCATGCTGTAGAGAATGCGCGCAACCGAGGCCTGGGACGCCAGGGCCGAGCCGGCGGCGCCGGCCACATAGGTGGCGGTGAAGAAGGCCGCGAGGAACTGGCCGCCGGCCTGCAGCATCACTTCGTTGGCGGCGGCGTCCACGTCCTGGAAGCGGCTTCCCGGAAACACCAGTTG contains:
- the serA gene encoding phosphoglycerate dehydrogenase; translation: MSKTSLEKSKIKFLLLEGVHQNAVDTLKAAGYTNIEYLKGALSGEELKEKIADVHFIGIRSRTQLTEEVFDCAKKLIAVGCFCIGTNQVNLNAARERGIAVFNAPYSNTRSVAELVLAEAILLLRGIPEKNASCHRGGWIKSAANSFEIRGKKLGIVGYGSIGTQLSVLAEALGMQVYFYDTVTKLPLGNATQVGNLHELLGMSDIVSLHVPELPSTQWMIGEKEIRAIKKGGILINAARGTVVKLDALAEAIKDEHLIGAAIDVFPVEPKSNDEEFESPLRGLDRVILTPHIGGSTAEAQANIGLEVAEKLVKYSDNGTSVSSVNFPEVALPSHPGKHRLLHIHQNVPGVMSEINKVFADNGINISGQYLQTDEKVGYVVIDVDAEYSDLALEKLQHVNGTIRSRVLF
- a CDS encoding FAD-binding oxidoreductase; translated protein: MTNAALIEELKTLVEPGKILTDAASLEAYGKDWTKHFAPAPSAIVFPKSIEQVQAIVRWANQHKVALVPSGGRTGLSAAAVAANGEVVVAFDYMNQILEFNEFDRTVVCQPGVVTEQLQNFAEEKGLYYPVDFASAGSSQLGGNIGTNAGGIKVIRYGMTRNWVAGLKVVTGAGDLLELNRDLIKNATGYDMRQLFIGAEGTLGFVVEATMRLDRAPKNLTAMVLGSPDLDSIMPVLHAFQSKLDLTAFEFFSDKAMAKVLARGDVPAPFETECPFYALLEFEAASEEIANDALATFEHCVEQGWVLDGVMSQSEQQLQNLWKLREYISETISHWTPYKNDISVTVSKVPAFLHDIDAIVEANYPDFEVVWFGHIGDGNLHLNILKPDNLSKDEFFAKCATVNKWVFETVQKYNGSISAEHGVGMTKRDYLGYSRSEPEIAVMKAIKAVFDPNGIMNPGKIFS
- a CDS encoding fumarylacetoacetate hydrolase family protein, which codes for MSYQHQYVDGTPIHFSLGKVVCVGRNYAEHARELNNPVPTEPLLFIKPGSCVVPLAGGFSIPRDRGAVHYEAEIAVLIGKPLSRHPDEEEVRDAISGFAPALDLTLRDVQAKLKEKGLPWEIAKSFDGACVLAPFVPGDAPEQLDDIGIRLTINGEIRQDGNSRDMLNPILPLIRHMAGHFSLQPGDVILTGTPVGVGPLNPGDELVLELVGHSAFDSRVI
- a CDS encoding SdiA-regulated domain-containing protein, translating into MPFRFPPFIRRRRLMLGLVAALAGTAALTRYMHWDDRALVWLGEQQLSQAQRAASIWLPGYKAVLQGKPLAGLEEDETSDLAYNPVTGTLFTVTGKSPTLVELSRDGEVLRKIPLNGFSNPEGVAVLEHGHVAVTDERRRTLSIFELDSQTRELNAGSTPEFDLGFPDSGNKGFEGIAWDPAKGRLILGKERGPVALFSLGSDGNEALDEGLHPLPSYGLGMRNLSALSIDPRTGHLLVLSAQSNLLLELDEQGEPISFISLLGGMNGLERRIPRAEGVAMDERGDIYVVSEPNLFYVFRKERAASVDKG
- a CDS encoding NirD/YgiW/YdeI family stress tolerance protein — encoded protein: MKAHYLALLAAPLFSTAVLASSYTGPGATAQINTVAAALEAADDAPVVLQGQIVRRIKGDIYEFKDATGTMKVEIDDEDWPPQSIGEKDTVKLTGEVDRDLMGREVDVEFVERVN
- a CDS encoding histone deacetylase family protein, with translation MLTIYTDDHHLHHGKHELIGGQFTPCFEKPSRADMVLDRAKAVKLGAIQAPTDFGLSPILRVHSEGFVNFLRNAWSDWQAKGRSHDMLPIAWPTRRLRQVEPTDIDGRLGYYSFDAGAPITAGTWQAITSSANVALTGQAELRKGARGIFSLCRPPGHHAAADYMGGYCYLNNAAIAVQAMLDAGAKRIAVLDVDYHHGNGTQDIFYDRADVLFTSIHGDPRFEYPYYLGFADEKGLGVGEGFNFNYPLASGSDWSVWSLALADACRRIAEYAPDALVVSLGVDTFKEDPISQFKLDSPDYLRMGEIIGKLGLQTLFVMEGGYAVEEIGINAINVLQGFDSVA